The following is a genomic window from Photobacterium sp. GJ3.
GTTTGTTGCCGTCATCGACAATGGGGACAAAAATGTCCACCCATTGCACGCCAGAGAAAATCTGCGTCTGACCCTGCAAGATGCGCTGACCCGTCAATTGGAGTCTCAGGGCGTTCAGGTCGGCCCGGAAAGCCAGAGCACCATGCGCATGGATATTCTGGAAGCCATTGTCAATGTGAAGCAAAGTGCGTTCAGCCATACCCTGAACAGTAAACTGCAGCTTCAGCTGGTTCTGACCACACCGAACGGAAAGTTCATTAAACGCTATGCCGGAAAGTCGTCCCGTGAAGGGGCCATGAATGCATCACCTGAAGCCATGGAACTGGCCATGAATGGCCTGATGGACGCTGTCCTGCGTGACATTCAGGGAGATGCCGAACTCAGCAGCTACATGGAGGAGAATCTCTGATGCGCCGACTGTTAACCGCCGCCATTCTGGCCTGCACATTTTCAGCCCATGCCGCCACACAAGTGGCTGTCGAAACCTCTCTGGGTGAATTTGTTGTTGAACTCAATGAAGAAAAAGCACCGATTTCCAGCAAAAACTTCCTCCGCTATGTCGAGGATGGCAGCTATGTCGGCACTGTGTTCCACCGGGTTATTCCGGGATTCATGGCACAGGGCGGCGGATTTGATGCCGAGTTCAACCGCCGTCCGAGCTACGATCCGATCAAAAACGAATCCGACAATGGTCTGAGCAACCAGCGGGCAACCCTTGCAATGGCCAGAACTCAGGTTGCCGATTCAGCAACCCGTCAGTTCTACATCAACTACCAGAACAACACGTTTCTGGACGGACAGGCCGGGAAAGTGGGTTACGCCGTGTTCGGAAAAGTTGTGAAAGGGTTCTCAGTTATTGAAAAAATGGCGCAGGTTCCTACAACAACAGTCCGCTCAATAGGTATGAAAGATGTACCTCAGCAGCCTATAGTTATTAAAGCTATCCATATTCTCAACAAATAGACTGACGTCCGCCTGGCCGTGAGTCTGCGGTCAGGTGAACTTCCATGTTGAAACTTGTTTCCTCACAACCGGACGTGCCAACGGAGCGAATTGCCCGTCACGTTGCAGATCATGCGCCCGCACTGGCTTTATCTATGTTGGGAACACTGGAAGGAAGCACCAGCTATGATTCACTGAAAAAAACCTGCACGGAGCACCTGCACGACTGGTGGCAACTGTCTGTCCCCAGCGGCACCCCGGCTTCCGGCTATGAATCGGTTTACTGGTATCTGCTGCATTTGATGGAATCCCTCGAAGAGCATCAGTTGCTGGGCAACTGTTTCATTCAGTTTCGCGTGACCGCGGGTGCGAAATTCCTGCTTGGCATGGGCGAGCAGCCGGAAAAAATGCAGGGAATTCGTCCTTAACACACTTTTCTCCCAAGCAACCCGCAGTTTTGACCTTCCACTGGTTTTTCTCCCGTCAACATACTGATACCTTAATAGCTTCAAACCCCTTCAGAATGCTGCGTTCAGTGAATCTGTCCGGGGATATCCGTTTGTTTTAGTTACAGAGGCCCCATCCGATGGAGCAATCCGTTGAAAACCAGGAAGATCTGGGTTGGCGAGTATATCTCGAAAAGTCAGTTTTAATTATGCTAGCCCTCGGCTTTTCTTCCGGCCTTCCCATTTTGCTGGTCTTCGGCACCCTGTCATTCTGGCTCCGTGAAGCCGATGTCAGCCGGACAGATATCGGTTATTTCAGCTGGGTCGCGCTCGCCTATGGTTTTAAATGGATCTGGTCACCCCTGATTGACCGCTTTCCCGTCCCGGTCTTTTCAAACCTGCTCGGACGCCGACGGGGCTGGATGGTCTTCTCTCAATTGATGATCATCGCTTCCCTGTGCGGCATGGCTGTCAGTAACCCTCAGGCTGATTTGTCTCAGCTTGCTATTTTCGCGGTCATTGTCGCCATCGCTTCGGCTTCACAGGACATTGTGATCGATGCGTACCGGATTGAACTGGCAACAGAACGCCTGCAAGCTGCACTGGCCGCAGCCTATATGACAGGTTACCGGTTAGCGATGATTATGGCAGGTGCTGGCGTCTTAGCTTTTGCAGCCCTGTTCGGCTCTGACAGCAGTTATGATCCCATCGGCTGGAAAACAGCGTATTTCATTATGGCCAGTCTGATGTCCATTGGCCTGATCACAGCATTATCCATTCGCGAACCCCAAGTGAATGGCAAAGCCATGGCAGATCTGGAAGCCGATCTTCGCTACAAAATGGTGTCTCAGGGGTTGCCACCAGCACTGGCCCGCATTGCGGCCTGGTTTTATACCGCAGCAGTCATGCCTTTCATTGATTTCTTTTCCCGCTATGGTAAAGCCGGATTCCTGTTGCTCGCCCTGATCGGCTGCTACC
Proteins encoded in this region:
- a CDS encoding YajG family lipoprotein, which gives rise to MRPLLLALSMLALTACTAPTDMQLSLQPTPTLSSQASMQGLNLNLESRDLRTAQFVAVIDNGDKNVHPLHARENLRLTLQDALTRQLESQGVQVGPESQSTMRMDILEAIVNVKQSAFSHTLNSKLQLQLVLTTPNGKFIKRYAGKSSREGAMNASPEAMELAMNGLMDAVLRDIQGDAELSSYMEENL
- a CDS encoding peptidylprolyl isomerase, giving the protein MRRLLTAAILACTFSAHAATQVAVETSLGEFVVELNEEKAPISSKNFLRYVEDGSYVGTVFHRVIPGFMAQGGGFDAEFNRRPSYDPIKNESDNGLSNQRATLAMARTQVADSATRQFYINYQNNTFLDGQAGKVGYAVFGKVVKGFSVIEKMAQVPTTTVRSIGMKDVPQQPIVIKAIHILNK
- a CDS encoding AmpG family muropeptide MFS transporter, which encodes MEQSVENQEDLGWRVYLEKSVLIMLALGFSSGLPILLVFGTLSFWLREADVSRTDIGYFSWVALAYGFKWIWSPLIDRFPVPVFSNLLGRRRGWMVFSQLMIIASLCGMAVSNPQADLSQLAIFAVIVAIASASQDIVIDAYRIELATERLQAALAAAYMTGYRLAMIMAGAGVLAFAALFGSDSSYDPIGWKTAYFIMASLMSIGLITALSIREPQVNGKAMADLEADLRYKMVSQGLPPALARIAAWFYTAAVMPFIDFFSRYGKAGFLLLALIGCYRISDVVMGVMANAFYVDMGFIKSEVAAVSKVYGVIMTLAGAGLGGLLIVRYNTLRILALGAVLAAFTNLLFLAFSYIGNNLPMLTLVISIDNLSAGIATAAFIAFMSGLTNVAFSATQYALFSSIMLLFPKFLAGFSGLFVDLYGYNIFFLSTALIGIPVLFLIKAVALYAPHQK